AACTTGCTGCACCTGTTGTTTTTAGAGATGGCTGACCTTGAGACGATGTTCGCCCACTCAATCTAGTTTCCGACTGCCCGGATTTCTGAGGGTAGGGTGCTGGTGATTTAGTAGCAGGTGCTGCTGTTGGTTCTGGTTTCGGCGCTGCTGGTATGGTCTTAGGTGCAACTGCGATTTTCTCCGGCAGGGGTGCTGATGATCTAGTAGGTGCTGCTGTTGGTTCTGGTTTCGGCGCTGCTGGTATGGTCTTGGGTACTACTGCGATTTTCTCAGGCAGGGGTGCTGGTGATTTAGTAGGTGCTGCTGTTGGTTCTGGTTTCGGCGCTACTGGTATGGTCTTAGGTGCAACTGCGATTTTCTCCGGCAAGGGCGCTGGTGATGTTTTTCGCGGTTTGGCTTGCGGTTGTTGAAGAGATAGATTTGGTGATTCCGAATTTTGCTGCTTCCGTTTTGGCTGGAATACCTTTGTTGGAGATGAAGCTATTAAGTCTTTAGGATTTTTTGTAGAGGCTTGATGTGCAGCTGGATTAGCTGACTTAACTGCTGAAACAGGTCTTTCAGGTAAAGCTTTACCACCTGCAATAGAATCTTTGACTGCCCGGAGCGAGGTTTGAGGGGGTATGTGTGTTTTATCAGGAGTGACTTCAACTACCTCAATTGGAGTTTCTTGAGAAATTTTTTGGTTAGGCTGCGGTACAAAAGCTCTGAGCCAATAACTGCTCGCTACCAATAAAATAGAGTGCAGAAGGATAGAAGTAACTAGACTAACGAGCATATCTCCTGGGGGAGCGCTCCTGTAGTGCTGAAAGTCATGAGAAGAACCCATATTATTGTGCTTTCTTTGATAGCAGCTTCAACAGTCTATTTACAGAGTACAAGCTTCACCGATACTACAAGCACACACCAAACAAAGTTCTATTCCTCCTCCACTCTTAGGTCAGTACCCAACTCCAGAGCGGACTTCCCTTTTCCAACATGGTAAAATAAATGTATCGCAGCTTATGGGCTTGATTAAGTCCTAGCAGCACAGCCATTATAAGTATTTGAAATTTTAAATTCCGCAAAATTGGACTACAGCTAGCTAATGTAATATAATATGTTACATTATTTTTGATAAGGCTGTTATATATAATCTAATCTTGCTATTCTGGAGACATATTACCCAATTTCACTATTAACAACTATTGTTAAAAATTTGTGACAATGTTTAATATTGATTGAAGTTGTGTAATTTAGATTAACGATTGCAGAGAAATTATCTCAGAGTGAGTAGAATGACAAATACAAGACGCTAACTAATTTATGAATTGGCTACTCTAGAACTATAGACTATTTGCTCAGCCCTTAGGTATTTAAGTATTTTGCCTTTGAGGCACACTCATTAAGCCGACAGTAATCAAGACCAAACCAAATCCTTAACAAAGTAGCTCCCACGAATCATAATGCCAGTGATTGAGAAAAAAAGAACTCGCGATCTGCCACAAATTAACGAACGAATTCGCTTCCCAAAAATTCGGGTCATAGACACTGATGGCGCCCAACTCGGAATTATGCCACCACAGGAAGCACTACAACTAGCAGAGGAAAAAGAGCTGGATCTAGTGCTACTCAGTGACAAAGCTGACCCACCAGTTTGTCGAATTATGGACTATGGGAAATACAAGTTTGAGCAGGAGAAAAAGGCGCGGGAAGCCCGGAAAAAGCAGCACACGGCTGATGTCAAAGAAGTTAAGATGCGCTACAAGATAGAAGAACACGACTATAACGTGCGCGTCAAGCAAGCAGAGCGCTTTTTGAAAGATGGTGATAAAGTCAAAGCGACTGTGATGTTCCGGGGTCGAGAAATTCAACATAGTGATCTGGCAGAAGATTTACTCAAGCGAATGGCAAAGGATCTAGAACCGTTTGGAGAAGTTCAGCAAGTGCCGAAAAAAGAAGGGCGAAACATGATGATGCTGATATCGCCGAAAAAATAAACTTCTTGCTGTTCTAAATACGTAGTTACTAGCAAACTCAAAAACTAAAAACGACACTGAAGTCGTTGAAATTTATTTAAAATCGATAGTCCTGAGAGCTGAGTGGGAAAGATAATACTCAGTTGCTCAGGACTTTTGCTATTTCCGGGGATTGGGGATTGGGGACTGAGGACTGGGGATTGGGGACTGGGGAATCAAAAGACACGAGTTATTTCTCCTCATCTCCTACTCCTTGCACAGACGCGATTAATCGCGTCTGTACCATCACTCCTTCATGACGCGGTGATACTACCAGATACTAAAACTGCATGGAACTGAAAAATCACTGGTTGGCTGTAAACAGAGGTGTTCTACCACGACTGCTACATTGGGTAAATCTCCGGCCAGAGGAAAGCGAACGGACTTGGTTGATGTTTGCTTTTTACACCACTGTATCTGTAGGATTGCGGTGGGCAGAGGACAGTACAGTAGCGCTATTTTTGAATGAATATGGAACTGATTTACTACCTTGGATGTATATTGCTAGTGCTGCGGTAGGTGCAGGACTAGTTTTTTTATATTCTTGGTTGCAAAAGATTTTTCCCTTACGCCAGGTAATTGTGGCGATCGCACCTTGCATGGTGACGCCATTAGTTTTATTAGTTTTACTGCGTTGGGGAGTACACATTTCCTACCTAGCAGTTGTTTTGGTCTTTCTACTGCGGCTATGGGTGGATGCGCTTTATGTAGTTAATGACCTCAACACCTCTATCGTCGCTAACCAACTATTTAATATTCGGGAAATTAAGCGCACTTATCCACTTGTCAGCAGTGGCCTATTGGTAGCTGATGTGATCAGTGGCTTTAGTTTGCCTTGGCTGGTGCAATACGCCAAGCTGAATAAGATCATTCTCATCGCTTGTGTAGTGATTCTATTGGGAGCGGCAATATTATTTTATTTAACCCATCATTATCAAGCAGCTTTTCCCGAAACTCCTCAAAGACTGATTCCTGAAGAACAAGCCTCGCGCCAACGTTCCCTTCAAAGCCCCCTCAAACGCTATGCTTGGCAGTTGTTTGCTTTTGTGGGTTTGTTGCAGGTCATTGGGTTGTTAATAGATTTTCAATATCTGCGCGAACTCCAATCAACTTTAGGCGATCGCGAACTCGCTAGTTTCTTGGGTCTATTTGGTGGCGTCGTCGGACTATGCGAATTACTGACACAGTGGTTTATTTCCAGCCGACTTATCATCCGTATGGGGGTATTTTTCACTGCTACACTTTTACCAATCACCGTTGGCTTATTACTACCAACTGTACTGATATTGCTGAACTTAATCCCAGGCATCCAATCGCAAAGCTTTTTCTGGGGTTTGATAGTTCTCAAATTCTGCGATGAACTGCTGCGCTATACCTTTGTGATGAGTAGCGGCCCAATACTTTATCAACCAATCCCAGAAGGCATTCGTAGCCGGATGCAAACATTATCTGGTGGAACAGCAGAAGCGATCGCAACTGGTTTGACAGGATTGGTAATTTTTGTCACCGTGTTCTTTTGTGGACGGTTTTTACCTGTACCACTGCAAAAGTGGGTGTTAGTCGCAGAAACAGTTCTGGCAGCCGCCACCTGTTTAAAAGTAGTTTGGGAATTGCGATCGCGCTATGTTGACCTGTTAGTCTTAAGTGTCGCACGCGGTCACTTGAGTGCATCTAATGTTGGTCTGCGATTCTTCAAGCAAGGCGTAGTCAAAGCTTTAGCAGAAAAAGGCAGCGACGCAGACAAACACTCTTGTATTGAACTTTTAGCGCAAATTGATTCCCCAGGGGCTGCGGAGATTCTAGCGCCTCTACTAGTCAAGCTATCCCCAGATTTGCAGTGTCAGAGTTTGGAGGTGATGCTGATGACTGGTGCAAATCCCGCCTATTTACCTGCCATTCGGCCTTTATTAGAACAACCGCAAGAAACTGCGCCAGAAGTTTTTGCCCTAGCACTACGCTACGTTTGGCTGGCTGAACCAAATCCCAATTTAAGCCTGTTAGAAGATTATTTGCATCCTCGCCAAAACTCACTTATCCGTGCCACCGCCGCGGCTTTGGTTTTGCGCCAGGGAACGCCAATACAAAAGGTAGCAGCTACCAAAACCATGCGGCGGATGCTGACTCATAAGCAAGAACGGGAACGGATAAATGGAGTCAAAGCTTTAAGAGAAGCAGTTTATTTGCAGGCGTTGCGGATTCACATCCCGAATTTGTTGCAAGATG
This region of Nostoc sp. UHCC 0302 genomic DNA includes:
- a CDS encoding TonB family protein, producing the protein MGSSHDFQHYRSAPPGDMLVSLVTSILLHSILLVASSYWLRAFVPQPNQKISQETPIEVVEVTPDKTHIPPQTSLRAVKDSIAGGKALPERPVSAVKSANPAAHQASTKNPKDLIASSPTKVFQPKRKQQNSESPNLSLQQPQAKPRKTSPAPLPEKIAVAPKTIPVAPKPEPTAAPTKSPAPLPEKIAVVPKTIPAAPKPEPTAAPTRSSAPLPEKIAVAPKTIPAAPKPEPTAAPATKSPAPYPQKSGQSETRLSGRTSSQGQPSLKTTGAASLLGGPVSVSSRSFNGDYLAALPNSNRDNQAPAGIDAKRQDIDITSYLNQLQQRVKQQWLPGISQSSRRTVLDFTVNRSGQVSNLQIAQTSGFSVTDKGALNAIQRAAPFAPLPTGYKSNYIHIQFTFNINVYGELNVSGDGG
- the infC gene encoding translation initiation factor IF-3, whose protein sequence is MPVIEKKRTRDLPQINERIRFPKIRVIDTDGAQLGIMPPQEALQLAEEKELDLVLLSDKADPPVCRIMDYGKYKFEQEKKAREARKKQHTADVKEVKMRYKIEEHDYNVRVKQAERFLKDGDKVKATVMFRGREIQHSDLAEDLLKRMAKDLEPFGEVQQVPKKEGRNMMMLISPKK
- a CDS encoding MFS transporter; the encoded protein is MELKNHWLAVNRGVLPRLLHWVNLRPEESERTWLMFAFYTTVSVGLRWAEDSTVALFLNEYGTDLLPWMYIASAAVGAGLVFLYSWLQKIFPLRQVIVAIAPCMVTPLVLLVLLRWGVHISYLAVVLVFLLRLWVDALYVVNDLNTSIVANQLFNIREIKRTYPLVSSGLLVADVISGFSLPWLVQYAKLNKIILIACVVILLGAAILFYLTHHYQAAFPETPQRLIPEEQASRQRSLQSPLKRYAWQLFAFVGLLQVIGLLIDFQYLRELQSTLGDRELASFLGLFGGVVGLCELLTQWFISSRLIIRMGVFFTATLLPITVGLLLPTVLILLNLIPGIQSQSFFWGLIVLKFCDELLRYTFVMSSGPILYQPIPEGIRSRMQTLSGGTAEAIATGLTGLVIFVTVFFCGRFLPVPLQKWVLVAETVLAAATCLKVVWELRSRYVDLLVLSVARGHLSASNVGLRFFKQGVVKALAEKGSDADKHSCIELLAQIDSPGAAEILAPLLVKLSPDLQCQSLEVMLMTGANPAYLPAIRPLLEQPQETAPEVFALALRYVWLAEPNPNLSLLEDYLHPRQNSLIRATAAALVLRQGTPIQKVAATKTMRRMLTHKQERERINGVKALREAVYLQALRIHIPNLLQDESLRVRCAVLEMIAATHLEEYYSALIAALYYKSTRGTAMLALVRLENEALEMLLRLAKNTYKPEVVRMYAWRTIAQIATQEAMETLWQHLETARGTTRDHILRSLLKIHKQPGIKGLMDRFYETKVEALIEQELRFLGEIYAAYIDFKTLDTLEYQQSNQRIVTVCDLLQRALLELELDVKERLLLLLRLLYSPEKMQAAAFNLRSPSGVNLARGLEILEHTVSLSSKSLLLNILDNHPYQEKLQHLVDAKVVVYENILVSDRLHRLLTLSNLLSDWCLACCFHFAQVTRIRLTSSEILSTLRHPTGFVREAAIAYLNMVSHRVLYEILPQLQKDPHPLVAAQVKELLEKYQYKNYN